In Populus alba chromosome 1, ASM523922v2, whole genome shotgun sequence, a single window of DNA contains:
- the LOC118046194 gene encoding aquaporin TIP2-1, whose protein sequence is MAGIAFGRFDDSFSLGSFKAYLAEFISTLLFVFAGVGSAMAYNKLTGDAALDPAGLVAIAVCHGFALFVAVSVGANISGGHVNPAVTFGLALGGQITILTGIFYWIAQLLGSIVACYLLKVVTGGLAVPIHSVAAGVGAIEGVVMEVIITFALVYTVYATAADPKKGSLGTIAPIAIGFIVGANILAAGPFSGGSMNPARSFGPAVASGDFHDNWIYWAGPLIGGGIAGLIYGNVFITDYTPVSRDF, encoded by the exons ATGGCTGGAATCGCCTTTGGTCGCTTTGATGATTCTTTCAGTTTAGGGTCTTTTAAGGCCTATCTTGCTGAATTCATCTCAACTTTGCTCTTTGTCTTTGCTGGTGTTGGTTCAGCCATGGCTTACA ATAAGCTGACAGGTGATGCAGCTCTTGATCCTGCTGGGCTAGTAGCCATTGCGGTTTGCCATGGATTTGCTCTCTTCGTTGCAGTTTCTGTAGGTGCCAACATCTCCGGTGGCCATGTTAACCCTGCTGTCACTTTTGGCCTGGCTCTTGGTGGCCAAATCACCATCCTCACTGGCATCTTCTACTGGATTGCCCAGCTCCTTGGCTCCATTGTTGCATGCTACCTTCTCAAAGTTGTCACTGGAGGCTTG GCAGTCCCCATCCACAGTGTTGCAGCTGGAGTAGGAGCCATTGAAGGAGTCGTCATGGAGGTCATCATCACATTTGCCTTGGTTTACACTGTCTATGCAACTGCTGCTGACCCCAAGAAGGGATCCCTCGGAACCATTGCTCCCATAGCCATCGGTTTCATTGTGGGTGCCAACATCTTGGCTGCAGGCCCATTCTCTGGTGGATCCATGAACCCAGCCCGATCCTTTGGCCCAGCTGTGGCTAGTGGTGACTTCCATGACAACTGGATCTACTGGGCTGGGCCTCTTATTGGTGGTGGGATTGCTGGACTTATCTATGGAAACGTGTTCATCACTGATTATACTCCTGTGTCCAGAGACTTCTAA
- the LOC118046195 gene encoding photosynthetic NDH subunit of subcomplex B 3, chloroplastic encodes MGSLHLNSYGLAPLQAPTNKSLKPSRHTLSFSPSRLKIRAVSTVPESSSEAKEPEEPPCVHLAFVHSVLLPDGTPDVHFRNAPGGQKLRDIMMDTNIELYGPYSRALLNCGGGGTCATCMVEVIEGKELLSPRTDNEKEKLKKKPKNWRLACQTTVGNPDSRGLVVIQQLPEWKAHEWNYEKLLFSEMLSEIQSD; translated from the exons ATGGGCAGTCTCCACCTTAATTCCTATGGTTTAGCCCCTCTCCAAGCTCCCACCAACAAAAGCCTTAAACCCTCAAGACATACACTTAGTTTTAGCCCCTCTAGACTTAAAATCCGCGCCGTCAGCACTGTCCCGGAGAGTTCATCCGAGGCCAAGGAGCCAGAAGAACCACCTTGTGTCCATCTTGCATTTGTTCAT TCTGTGTTGCTCCCGGATGGAACCCCCGATGTGCATTTTCGCAATGCTCCTGGGGGCCAGAAACTTAGGGATATAATGATGGACACGAATATTGAGCTGTATGGACCGTAT TCTCGAGCCTTGCTAAATTGTGGGGGAGGAGGTACCTGCGCAACATGCATGGTGGAG GTTATAGAGGGGAAAGAGCTGCTTAGTCCTCGTACGGACAATGAGAAGGAGAAACTCAAGAAG AAACCGAAAAATTGGAGGCTTGCTTGTCAAACCACAGTTGGGAATCCAGATTCTAGAGGACTG GTTGTCATCCAACAATTGCCAGAATGGAAAGCTCATGAATGGAATTATGAAAAACTATTGTTTTCTGAAATGTTGTCGGAAATTCAATCTGATTAA
- the LOC118046193 gene encoding tRNase Z TRZ3, mitochondrial, which translates to MSHISNLRLLLSPLNPTLRFPFSSKHRPYSLLTILSSSSPYPKRRHRTTPNHLSLNFRSRSKTTSRETRDRDKGQSMDESGKENFGFNKKRAEGRDNPKRNLQLKVRKLNPINTISYVQILGTGMDTQDTSPSVLLFFDKQRFIFNAGEGLQRFCTEHKIKLSKIDHIFLSRVCSETAGGIPGLLLTLAGMGEEGMSVNIWGPSDLKYLVDAMKSFIPHAAMVHTKSFGSNNVGLVDANKFIDPIVLINDEIVKISAILLRPSQSQGSALKPGDMSVIYLCELPEIMGKFDPEKAKALGLKPGPKYRELQSGRSVMSDLQSIMVHPSDVMDPSVPGPIVLLVDCPTESHVQELLSMESLNNYYVDFSGNPAQSGKTVNCIIHLSPASVTSSPAYQKWMKKFGSAQHIMAGHEMKNVEIPILKSSARIAARLNYLCPQFFPAPGFWSLTHLKNSRPDSILSGEGCVSKLCENTSAENLLKFTLRPHAHLGYDKSNIPSLMAPSEIINELLAEIPEIVDAAQHVRKFWSGPGGLEADINAIQGNKVFTEEPWLEENTLPSCLENIRRDDLEVVLLGTGSSQPSKYRNVTSIYINLFSKGSLLLDCGEGTLGQLKRRYGVEGADNAVRNLRCIWISHIHADHHTGLARILALRRDLLKGMTHEPVLVVGPWQLKKFLDAYQRLEDLDMQFIDCRSTTEASWVAFEDDSESKKDDMTLGSPNNFAEMKNPTLNTESNLFARGNRMQSYWKRPGSPVDNGMVFPSLKRLKEVLSEAGLEALISFPVVHCPQAFGIALKAAERINTVGKVIPGWKMVYSGDTRPCPELVEASRGATILIHEATFEDALVEEAIARNHSTTEEAIEVGNSAGAYRIILTHFSQRYPKIPVFDETHMHKTCIAFDMMSVNIADLPVLPRVLPYLKMLFRNEMVVDESDDVVDAASAVAN; encoded by the exons ATGTCCCACATCTCAAATCTGCGCCTCCTCCTCTCCCCTCTAAATCCCACTCTCCGTTTCCCCTTCTCTTCTAAACACAGACCTTATTCTCTACTCACcatcctctcttcttcttctccttatcCAAAACGACGACACCGTACCACGCCAAACCACCTGTCTCTTAATTTCAGAAGCAGAAGCAAAACTACGTCTAGAGAGACCAGAGACAGAGACAAAGGGCAGTCAATGGACGAGAGTGGCAAGGAGAATTttgggtttaataaaaaaagggcTGAGGGTAGAGATAATCCTAAAAGGAATTTACAGTTGAAAGTCAGAAAGCTCAATCCTATCAATACTATTTCTTATGTGCAG ATTCTTGGGACTGGAATGGACACGCAGGATACTTCACCTTCTGTCCTGCTCTTCTTTGACAAGCAAAGGTTTATTTTTAATGCTGGAGAG GGATTGCAACGATTCTGCACAGAGCATAAGATTAAACTATCGAAG ATAGATCACATATTTCTCTCTCGTGTCTGCTCAGAAACAGCTGGTGGAATTCCAG GTTTGCTGTTAACTTTGGCTGGCATGGGAGAAGAAGGAATGTCA GTTAACATATGGGGTCCATCAGATCTCAAGTATTTGGTTGATGCAATGAAGTCTTTCATTCCCCATGCTGCCATGGTTCACACAAAGAGCTTTGGTTCCAATAATGTTGGTCTTGTAGATGCAAATAAGTTTATAGACCCCATTGTTCTTATTAATGATGAGATAGTCAAAATATCAGCGATTCTCTTACGACCAAGCCAGTCACAAGGATCTGCTCTAAAGCCTGGAGATATGTCTGTGATATATCTTTGTGAGTTGCCAGAGATTATGGGCAAATTTGACCCAGAAAAAGCTAAAGCACTTGGTCTGAAACCTGGGCCGAAATATAGGGAATTGCAATCAGGAAGATCAGTGATGTCCGACCTCCAAAGTATAATG gtTCATCCTAGTGATGTGATGGACCCTTCTGTTCCTGGTCCCATTGTATTACTTGTTGACTGCCCTACAGAATCTCATGTGCAGGAATTGTTATCTATGGAATCTCTCAACAATTACTATGTGGATTTCTCAGGTAACCCAGCACAAAGTGGTAAGACTGTGAATTGCATCATTCATCTAAGTCCTGCTTCTGTAACAAGCAGTCCTGCTTATCAGAAGTGGATGAAGAAATTTGGTTCAGCCCAGCACATTATGGCAGGACATGAAAT GAAGAATGTGGAAATTCCTATTCTAAAATCCAGTGCAAGAATTGCAGCACGACTTAATTACTTGTGTCCTCAGTTCTTTCCAGCTCCTGGATTTTGGTCGCTCACACATCTTAAAAACTCAAGACCAGACTCAATTCTTTCAGGCGAG GGTTGTGTCTCAAAGTTGTGTGAAAACACATCAGCTGAGAATCTTCTTAAG TTCACTTTGCGTCCTCATGCTCATCTTGGCTACGACAAATCTAATATTCCAAGTTTGATGGCTCCTTCAGAAATTATCAATGAGTTGCTCGCTGAGATTCCAGAGATTGTGGATGCTGCCCAACATGTGCGCAAGTTTTGGAGTGGACCTGGAGGATTGGAAGCAGACATAAATGCTATCCAGGGTAATAAGGTCTTTACCGAAGAGCCATGGTTGGAAGAGAATACTCTTCCTAGTTGCTTGGAAAATATAAGGAGAGATGACCTGGAGGTGGTCCTGTTGGGGACGGGATCATCTCAGCCTTCTAAATACCGAAATGTTACTTCTATCTATATTAATCTCTTCTCCAAAGGAAGTTTGCTCCTAGATTGCGGGGAAGGAACCCTGGGTCAACTAAAAAGAAG GTATGGTGTGGAGGGTGCTGATAATGCCGTGAGAAATTTAAGATGCATTTGGATTTCTCATATTCATGCAGATCACCATACTGGATTAGCAAGAATACTTGCTCTGCGACGTGACTTGTTAAAAGGCATGACCCATGAACCTGTACTTGTTGTGGGGCCTTGGCAGCTCAAGAAATTTCTAGATGCATATCAAAGACTAGAAGACCTGGATATGCAGTTCATTGATTGTAGGAGCACCACTGAAGCTTCATGGGTTGCTTTTGAGGATGATAGCGAATCAAAAAAGGATGACATGACCCTAGGAAGTCCAAATAATTTTGCAGAGATGAAAAATCCTACTCTAAATACTGAGTCAAATTTGTTTGCCAGAGGAAACCGTATGCAGAGTTATTGGAAGAGACCTGGCAGTCCAGTTGATAATGGCATGGTTTTTCCAAGTCTAAAGAGATTGAAGGAGGTGCTCAGTGAAGCAGGGCTGGAGGCTTTGATTAGTTTTCCTGTTGTTCACTGCCCTCAGGCATTTGGTATTGCCTTGAAGGCAGCGGAGAGAATCAACACTGTTGGAAAAGTGATACCAGGTTGGAAGATGGTGTACTCAGGTGATACCAGGCCTTGTCCAGAACTGGTAGAAGCATCTCGTGGAGCAACCATTCTCATACACGAG GCAACTTTCGAGGATGCATTGGTGGAGGAAGCTATAGCCAGAAACCACAGCACAACAGAGGAAGCCATAGAAGTGGGAAACTCAGCTGGTGCATACCGCATCATCCTCACCCACTTCAGCCAAAGATATCCAAAAATTCCTGTATTTGATGAGACACACATGCATAAAACATGCATTGCTTTTGATATGATGAGTGTAAACATAGCAGATTTACCTGTGCTTCCTAGAGTGCTTCCATACCTTAAAATGCTCTTTAGAAATGAGATGGTAGTGGATGAATCAGATGATGTTGTAGATGCTGCAAGTGCGGTTGCTAATTAG
- the LOC118046192 gene encoding protein MODIFIED TRANSPORT TO THE VACUOLE 1 isoform X2 yields MDSSRRAVESYWRSRMIDGATSDEDKVTPVYKLEEICELLRSSHVTIVKEVSDFILKRLDHKSPVVKQKALRLIKYAVGKSGGEFRREMQRHSAAVRQLFHYKGQMDSLKGDALNKAVRDTAHETISAIFSEENGKPAAPAENLNKRIQGFGNTNFDMPYEDKKSFLTEVVGLGSASIKHGITSLTQSHSLRKNDNGSYKSPNLHRSLTIENDSSDRYQPVQLNNEAQGSFGVSKNVATGPWGQDSRVMNAETKKDSSSRFTESKTREEKLLETIVTAGGVRLQPTRDAIQAFLEEAAKLNVLVLSHALESKLQSPVWQARMKAVCLLESILRRKDDEQFSIVYSYFSENKDSVVRCSESPQNSLREKANKVLSLLGGEPLGSMVGNSVKAETAHVQMPDLMDTGDSDDFFETDDSIKKQSEQHIVNPMTSTTPLIDDLFGDGVGTGDSTGEEQKNEDPFADVSFHTSEGREHGDDLFSGMTFDDKPGADENHMPANKNGPELFDIFGSNSDFLEGQENSETGVSDLMAGMSINDNVSKLQVTSPAVFSESLFSDLTSNPSHQVTNDALNGSLGLSATGINVNPLHPSGTVPYNMHPGMMLNPAFHSQPINYAAMGNFLAQQQFLATMSNIQHLSNLNVQNAGVSHASGTDGGGYSSALPDIFQSNFPNQAPTSTMNSSKKEDTRAFDFISMTK; encoded by the exons ATGGATTCGAGCAGGAGAGCGGTGGAATCGTACTGGAGATCGAGGATGATCGATGGAGCAACATCTGATGAAGACAAAGTCACTCCTGTTTACAAATTGGAAGAGATTTGTGAGCTCTTGAGGTCTTCTCATGTTACTATTGTCAAAGAGGTCTCCGACTTTATACTCAAGAGGCTCGACCACAAGAGTCCCGTTGTTAAACAAAAG GCATTGAGATTGATAAAATATGCTGTGGGAAAGTCTGGTGGAGAGTTCAGAAGGGAAATGCAAAGACATTCTGCTGCTGTGCGTCAGTTGTTTCATTACAAGGGTCAGATGGATTCATTGAAGGGGGATGCCCTTAACAAAGCAGTGAGGGATACAGCTCATGAGACTATCTCTGCTATTTTTTCCGAGGAGAATGGTAAGCCAGCTGCTCCTGCTGAAAATCTTAACAAACGAATACAAGGTTTTGGGAATACGAATTTTGATATGCCATATGAAGATAAAAAATCGTTCCTTACCGAGGTAGTTGGTCTTGGTAGTGCGTCTATCAAGCATGGAATTACTAGCCTAACACAAAGTCATTCGTTAAGAAAGAATGATAATGGGAGCTACAAGAGCCCAAATCTTCATCGGTCATTGACCATAGAAAATGACTCCTCGGATAGATATCAACCAGTTCAGTTGAACAATGAAGCTCAGGGTAGTTTTGGAGTTTCTAAGAATGTGGCCACGGGACCTTGGGGCCAGGACTCGAGAGTAATGAATGCAGAAACAAAAAAGGACTCCAGCTCACGCTTTACAGAGAGTAAGACTCGCGAGGAGAAGTTGTTAGAGACCATAGTGACAGCTGGTGGTGTGCGGCTACAACCTACCCGTGATGCCATTCAAGCTTTTCTAGAGGAGGCAGCAAAGTTGAATGTATTGGTTCTAAGTCATGCCCTTGAATCCAAGCTTCAATCTCCTGTGTGGCAG gcTCGCATGAAAGCTGTGTGCCTACTTGAGTCAATTCTGAGGAGAAAGGATGATGAACAATTTTCAATTGTATATTCCTATTTTAGCGAAAATAAAGATTCTGTTGTGAGATGTTCTGAATCTCCCCAAAACTCTCTCAGGGAAAAGGCTAACAAG GTGCTAAGCCTTTTGGGTGGGGAACCACTTGGTAGCATGGTAGGTAATTCAGTAAAGGCTGAGACAGCTCATGTCCAGATGCCTGACTTAATGGACACTGGAGATTCAGATGATTTCTTTGAGACAGATGATTCTATAAAGAAGCAAAGTGAACAACATATAGTGAACCCTATGACATCAACAACCCCTTTGATTGATGATCTATTTGGAGATGGTGTTGGCACGGGTGACAGTACCGGGGAGGAGCAGAAAAATGAAGATCCCTTTGCAGATGTTTCATTTCACACTAGTGAGGGTAGGGAGCATGGGGATGATCTCTTTTCCGGGATGACTTTTGATGATAAACCAGGTGCTGATGAGAACCATATGCCTGCCAATAAAAATGGACCTGAGCTATTTGATATCTTTGGGTCAAATTCTGATTTTTTGGAGGGGCAAGAAAATAGTGAAACAGGCGTCAGTGACTTAATGGCGGGCATGTCCATTAATGATAATGTCTCAAAGCTGCAAGTAACCTCTCCGGCAGTGTTCTCAGAAAGTCTCTTCTCGGATTTAACCAGTAATCCAAGCCATCAGGTCACAAATGATGCATTGAATGGCTCGCTTGGCTTGTCAGCGACTGGGATAAATGTAAACCCACTACATCCTTCCGGTACCGTGCCATATAATATGCATCCTGGCATGATGTTGAACCCAGCTTTTCATTCTCAGCCGATAAATTATGCTGCCATGGGGAATTTTCTTGCACAACAGCAATTTCTTGCAACAATGTCCAACATTCAACATCTAAGTAACCTAAATGTGCAAAATGCTGGTGTTAGTCATGCTTCGGGGACTGATGGAGGTGGATATTCTTCTGCGCTTCCTGATATATTTCAATCGAACTTCCCAAATCAGGCTCCTACTTCAACTATGAACAGCTCTAAAAAAGAAGATACCAGAGCATTTGATTTTATCTCA ATGACAAAATAG
- the LOC118046192 gene encoding protein MODIFIED TRANSPORT TO THE VACUOLE 1 isoform X1 encodes MDSSRRAVESYWRSRMIDGATSDEDKVTPVYKLEEICELLRSSHVTIVKEVSDFILKRLDHKSPVVKQKALRLIKYAVGKSGGEFRREMQRHSAAVRQLFHYKGQMDSLKGDALNKAVRDTAHETISAIFSEENGKPAAPAENLNKRIQGFGNTNFDMPYEDKKSFLTEVVGLGSASIKHGITSLTQSHSLRKNDNGSYKSPNLHRSLTIENDSSDRYQPVQLNNEAQGSFGVSKNVATGPWGQDSRVMNAETKKDSSSRFTESKTREEKLLETIVTAGGVRLQPTRDAIQAFLEEAAKLNVLVLSHALESKLQSPVWQARMKAVCLLESILRRKDDEQFSIVYSYFSENKDSVVRCSESPQNSLREKANKVLSLLGGEPLGSMVGNSVKAETAHVQMPDLMDTGDSDDFFETDDSIKKQSEQHIVNPMTSTTPLIDDLFGDGVGTGDSTGEEQKNEDPFADVSFHTSEGREHGDDLFSGMTFDDKPGADENHMPANKNGPELFDIFGSNSDFLEGQENSETGVSDLMAGMSINDNVSKLQVTSPAVFSESLFSDLTSNPSHQVTNDALNGSLGLSATGINVNPLHPSGTVPYNMHPGMMLNPAFHSQPINYAAMGNFLAQQQFLATMSNIQHLSNLNVQNAGVSHASGTDGGGYSSALPDIFQSNFPNQAPTSTMNSSKKEDTRAFDFISDHVAAARDPKRVA; translated from the exons ATGGATTCGAGCAGGAGAGCGGTGGAATCGTACTGGAGATCGAGGATGATCGATGGAGCAACATCTGATGAAGACAAAGTCACTCCTGTTTACAAATTGGAAGAGATTTGTGAGCTCTTGAGGTCTTCTCATGTTACTATTGTCAAAGAGGTCTCCGACTTTATACTCAAGAGGCTCGACCACAAGAGTCCCGTTGTTAAACAAAAG GCATTGAGATTGATAAAATATGCTGTGGGAAAGTCTGGTGGAGAGTTCAGAAGGGAAATGCAAAGACATTCTGCTGCTGTGCGTCAGTTGTTTCATTACAAGGGTCAGATGGATTCATTGAAGGGGGATGCCCTTAACAAAGCAGTGAGGGATACAGCTCATGAGACTATCTCTGCTATTTTTTCCGAGGAGAATGGTAAGCCAGCTGCTCCTGCTGAAAATCTTAACAAACGAATACAAGGTTTTGGGAATACGAATTTTGATATGCCATATGAAGATAAAAAATCGTTCCTTACCGAGGTAGTTGGTCTTGGTAGTGCGTCTATCAAGCATGGAATTACTAGCCTAACACAAAGTCATTCGTTAAGAAAGAATGATAATGGGAGCTACAAGAGCCCAAATCTTCATCGGTCATTGACCATAGAAAATGACTCCTCGGATAGATATCAACCAGTTCAGTTGAACAATGAAGCTCAGGGTAGTTTTGGAGTTTCTAAGAATGTGGCCACGGGACCTTGGGGCCAGGACTCGAGAGTAATGAATGCAGAAACAAAAAAGGACTCCAGCTCACGCTTTACAGAGAGTAAGACTCGCGAGGAGAAGTTGTTAGAGACCATAGTGACAGCTGGTGGTGTGCGGCTACAACCTACCCGTGATGCCATTCAAGCTTTTCTAGAGGAGGCAGCAAAGTTGAATGTATTGGTTCTAAGTCATGCCCTTGAATCCAAGCTTCAATCTCCTGTGTGGCAG gcTCGCATGAAAGCTGTGTGCCTACTTGAGTCAATTCTGAGGAGAAAGGATGATGAACAATTTTCAATTGTATATTCCTATTTTAGCGAAAATAAAGATTCTGTTGTGAGATGTTCTGAATCTCCCCAAAACTCTCTCAGGGAAAAGGCTAACAAG GTGCTAAGCCTTTTGGGTGGGGAACCACTTGGTAGCATGGTAGGTAATTCAGTAAAGGCTGAGACAGCTCATGTCCAGATGCCTGACTTAATGGACACTGGAGATTCAGATGATTTCTTTGAGACAGATGATTCTATAAAGAAGCAAAGTGAACAACATATAGTGAACCCTATGACATCAACAACCCCTTTGATTGATGATCTATTTGGAGATGGTGTTGGCACGGGTGACAGTACCGGGGAGGAGCAGAAAAATGAAGATCCCTTTGCAGATGTTTCATTTCACACTAGTGAGGGTAGGGAGCATGGGGATGATCTCTTTTCCGGGATGACTTTTGATGATAAACCAGGTGCTGATGAGAACCATATGCCTGCCAATAAAAATGGACCTGAGCTATTTGATATCTTTGGGTCAAATTCTGATTTTTTGGAGGGGCAAGAAAATAGTGAAACAGGCGTCAGTGACTTAATGGCGGGCATGTCCATTAATGATAATGTCTCAAAGCTGCAAGTAACCTCTCCGGCAGTGTTCTCAGAAAGTCTCTTCTCGGATTTAACCAGTAATCCAAGCCATCAGGTCACAAATGATGCATTGAATGGCTCGCTTGGCTTGTCAGCGACTGGGATAAATGTAAACCCACTACATCCTTCCGGTACCGTGCCATATAATATGCATCCTGGCATGATGTTGAACCCAGCTTTTCATTCTCAGCCGATAAATTATGCTGCCATGGGGAATTTTCTTGCACAACAGCAATTTCTTGCAACAATGTCCAACATTCAACATCTAAGTAACCTAAATGTGCAAAATGCTGGTGTTAGTCATGCTTCGGGGACTGATGGAGGTGGATATTCTTCTGCGCTTCCTGATATATTTCAATCGAACTTCCCAAATCAGGCTCCTACTTCAACTATGAACAGCTCTAAAAAAGAAGATACCAGAGCATTTGATTTTATCTCA GACCATGTTGCAGCAGCACGTGATCCAAAGAGAGTGGCCTAG